CGGCCTGACCCAGCAAGGTGATGAAGTCCACCTCAGGGTCCATCAGCAGGTTTAGTGCGAAGTTCTGTTCCCGGTTGCGGGCGGTAATGCCCCACACATTATTCTTGTGATGGCTGTAGTCCTTCAGGGTCTGGATGACGGCATTCTTGCCCTCAACATTGATCACCCGTGCTTGCAGGGGCTGCGGCCCTTCCTGCCACAGCATCTGGTTGATCAGCAGATTGGGGACGTCCTGTCCCTTTACCTGATAGAAGCTGCGGCCTTGTTCCTGCCACGACTTCATGTCCTTGCCATTGCGTTCCCAGAAGGTTTCGTCGATCTCGCGGGTGCCGGTGTACAGCAGGTCGGAATCCTGCAGTACCTTGTCGTTGAAATAATCTTCTGCGTCCAGGCCCAGTGCGCGGGCCTTGATGCGCATATTGATGTCTTTGGACACCAGGATGACGGAGCGCTCTGGGTGCAGCTCCTTTAGTGCCATCACGATACCCAGGATCTGGTTATCAGCCTTGCCCACTGGCAAAGAAGGGGGCAGTACGCTGTGAATGGCCTGGGTCTGCAGGATGAGCTTGCCGGTGGCAGCCTCGCGGCTGGCATTCTTCAGCGTAATGCCGGCTTCGATTTTGTTTTCACAGCCGCTGACAATGTCGTCCAGGAAGCGACTGGTCTGGCGGGCATTGCGCGCCACTTCCGACATGCCGCTCTTGTGGGCGTCCAGCTCTTCCAGGGTGATGATGGGGATGAAAACATCGTGCTCTTCAAAGCGGTACAAACTGGTAGGGTCGTGCAGCAATACATTGGTGTCCAGAACGAACAGCTTGGTGGTTTTGCTTTTTTTACGGCTTACCATGATGGACCCCTTGGCGATGCAGTGCCCGGTCGACAGACCGGGGCGCTGCGTTAGAGAGTGTTTACAAAGGCAAGAACTTCTGCGGCATGGCCGGGCACTTTTACTTTGCGCCACTCGCGCACGATCACACCGCTGGCATCGATCACGAAGGTGCTGCGCTCGATGCCTCTTACCTGTTTGCCGTACATGTTTTTCATTTTGATGACGTCAAACAGGGTACAAACAGTTTCCTCCGCATCGGATAGCAATTCAAACGGCAATTCCAGCTTGGCCTTGAAGTTTTCATGCGATTTGATGCTGTCACGCGAGATACCGACAATGCTGATGCCTGCTGCGGCAAACTGGGCATGGAGGTCGCGGAAATCCATGGTTTCGTTGGTGCAGCCCGGGGTGTTGTCCTTGGGGTAGAAGTAGATCACCAGCGGCTTGGACGCAGCAGAAAGAGAGAAGGTGGTGCCGGTCGTGCCGGGCAGGGTGAAGTCGGGGCAGGGTGTGCCTGACATGCAAGACTCCTGACGGTGGAGGTTGGTGGGAATGCAACCGCCTTGCTTTGAGCTTAGCGGAAATTTCTTACTATTGTCATCCTTATTCTGAGCCACATTCTTCATGATGACCACGTCGTATCAGCACCAGCAGCGCGCCTTCACCACCCATCGCCTCGCTGGCCTGACAGAAAGCCAGTACTTCCGGGTGATGGCTCAACCAGGTACGTACCAGCTTTTTCAGCACCGGCTGGCCATTGGAGCCAAACCCTTTGCCGTGGATGATGCGCAGGCAGGGACCGCGCTGCCGGGCACGGTGCAGGAACAGTGCCAGTGCATCCTGGGCCTGATAACGGTCCATGCCGTGTAAGTCCAGCTGACAGGCAACTGGCCAGTGGCCACTACGCAAACGTTTTAGCGTCTGGCCGGGCATTCCGGGACGGGCGTACTGGTTCTGGCTGTCCTGGGGTTCGAACAGACCGGTCATGTGCCGCAGTACTTCCATTTCGGTTTGTGCTGATAGGCCATGCTGGCCATGGCGACGACGTGGATGGGGACTGGGTTTCTTGTGTTGGGGAATATGGCGCGGCGGGCTTTTCAGCGGGATGACATCGCTGAACAGCTGCTTGAAGTCCGGTTCGGGTGGCGGTGCCGGAACGGGGACAGTCGGACGCACGGCAGGGGTGTCACGCAGACGCCCCTGCCGGCGGATTTCCTTCAATGTATCCTTGAAGGCCTTCAAGGTATTACTTCAGGCTGTCCAGATAACGTTCGGCGTCCAGGGCTGCCTGGCAGCCAGAGGCGGCACTGGTGACGGCCTGGCGGTAGATATGGTCCTGCACGTCACCGGCGGCAAACACGCCATCCACACTGGTCAGGGTGGCATTGCCTTCGCGGCCGCCACGGGTGATCAGGTAGCCGGTGGCATCCATTTCCAGTTGGCCCTTGAAGATGTCGGTATTCGGCTGGTGGCCGATGGCGATGAACACGCCCATCAGCTTGATGTCTTCGCTGCTGCCATCGTTGAATTTCAAACGGGCACCGGTTACGCCGCTGTCATCGCCCAGCACTTCATCCAGCTTGGCATTCAGCTTGAGGGTGATCTTGCCTTCGGCCACGCGCGACATCAGCTTGTCGATCATGATTTTTTCGGCACGGAAGCTGTCGCGACGGTGGATCAGGGTAACGTGCCTGGCGATATTGGCCAGGTACAGCGCTTCTTCCACGGCGGTATTGCCACCACCAACCACGGCGACATCCTGGTTGCGGTAGAAGAAACCATCGCAAGTGGCGCAGGCAGACACACCCTTGCCGGCAAAACTTTGTTCAGACGGCAGACCCAGGTATTTGGCGGATGCACCGGTGGCGATGATGAGCGCATCGCAGGTGTATTCGCCGGCGTCACCTACCAGACGGATCGGCTTTTCATTCATGTGGGTGGTGTGGATGTGATCGAAGATCATTTCCGTACCGAAGCGCTCGGCATGCTGCTGGAAGCGCTGCATCAGCTCGGGGCCCATCACGCCGCTGGCATCAGCAGGCCAGTTGTCTACCTCGGTGGTGGTCATCAGTTGGCCACCTTGTGCCAGGCCGGTAATCAGGACCGGTTTGAGGTTGGCACGTGCTGCGTAAACGGCGGCGGTGTAGCCAGCAGGACCGGAACCAAGGATCAGGAGGGGGCTGTGACGGGTGTTGCTCATCGTGTTGTTCCTGTTTTAGGTCGTTGGACAGTCATTTTAGCAGCTTTGCCATGACAGAATGGCGCATGCGGTCTAAACTGGACTGGTTAAGATATGTAATGAGTCGGGAGGTGGGGGCATGGACGGAATAAGTCAAGTAAGCGGACAGAATGTTTCATCGGCCACTCAGGTGTTCGCCCTGAAAAAGTCGCTGCAGGCAGAAGGCCAGTCGGTTTTGTCTCTGGTGCAAGGTGCCAGTGATGCCGGTACGCAAATCAGCCAGGCGGCATCGAATCCGGCTCATCTTGGTCAGAGCGTTGATGTTAGGGCCTGATTGAGCTGGACGGATTCCAAAGCGGCGACAGCCGCTTTTTTTGCGGCTGTCAGTTTCTGGGCTGTGTGTAGTGGTGGATGCCGGGAAATGAAAAAACCGGGGATGCCCGGTTTTTTCTTGGCAAGCAGGGGGTCAAGCCTGTTCGCTAACCCGGCGACTGCTTGCTTGAGTGGAGCTTTCCAATAGCGACTGGTTGTTCTGGTACTGTGCAACAGCTATCTGGCCACTGCTCTTTTGGCTTTCCAGTGTGACTTGGGCCTGATTGCGAACCGGGGCTGACTGGCTGCTGGCCGTGGTTTCATTGCTGTCTGCGCTGGCGCGTGCATTGCTGCGGTTGTCGCGGTTGCGATTGCTGATGGCTGCTGTGGTGCTGTTACTGGTGGAGTCGGTTTCGTTGCTTGCCCGGCTGGCATTGACGGTCCGAGTGCTTTCGGTGCTGATATTGACTGCCTGGCTGGAGGAAAGCTGGCTGGCCAGTTGCTGTTCCACCTGCTGGCGGTTCTGGCTTTGCCGTGATGGTGTGCTGCTAACAGCAGCTTGCTGGCTGCTGCCGCTGGCTTGCAGTTGTTCGGTTGTGCTCTGGCTGCGGGTGGACGGCGTGCTGGTTTCGCTCGTCGTCTGGCTGCTGCTGGCTGCGCGGCTGTTGCGGCTCTGCTGCAACAGGCTGGCCGTGGTGTTGGCACTGCTGCTTTGCAGGCGAGAGATGCTGTCCATGGCGCAACTCCTGATCAATAGGCTAACCCTGTGATTTTAGAACATTTTGCACCAGGTTTGCTGATAAATCAGTCAGTCTTGCGCCATGGTGTGGATTTACGTCAACAGTACCAGGGCCAGCATGCGTTCTGCCAGTTTGTCCACGCTCAGTTCTCCGTCGGATTTATACCACTGCACCGACCAGTGCAGGCTGCCCAGCAAGGTGCGGCGCAGCAGGCGGGTATCCTGTTTGACCAGCCCGGCGGCTGCGGCTTCGTCCAGTACTTCCTGCCACAGTGCCTCGTAGCGGTCGCGCAGCACGATCAGGCCGGGCTTGGCGGCGGCGGATACGCTGCGCCATTCGTACAGCATCACTTCCAGTGCCGCCTGGTTGTCGCCCAGCAGCGAGCTCAGGTGCACATGGAATAGCGCTGACAGCTTGTCGCGCGGGTGACGTGCGCGGGCAATGGCTTCGCCCAGCTGTTCGGTGGTGGCGCTAATGCCCAGCGCCATCACGGCCACCAGGATTTCTTCCTTGGTACGGAAATGGTAGAACAGGCTGCCGGACTGCAGGCCGACCGCATTGCCAAGGTCTCGTACCGTGGTGCGTTCATAGCCCTGGTCGCGGAACAGCTTGGCGGCGGCGCGCACCAGCTCCATGCGGCGGCTGTTTTCTTCCGGCTGATTGTTCTTGTCTTGTACGCTCATGATTCAGCCTATGTACTGCGGGTAAATTGAATGGTGGTGTTGCCCAGTTCGGGCAGAAAGCGCTGTGCAGCCTGCCAGGCCATGTCCGGGCCCAGTTGTTCCAGACAGTTGGTGTGCTGGTAAGGGCATTTACGTTCGAAACAGGGGCTGCAATCCAGATTGAGGCTGACCACGGCGGCCTGATCGGACAGCGGCGGGGTGAAGTCCGGGCTGGATGAACCATACAGCGCCACCAGCGGCTTGCCCAGCGCGGCGGCAACATGCATCAGGCCGGAGTCGTTGCACACGGCCAGGCGGGTCAGACCCATCAGGTCGATGGCTTCCTCCAGTCCGGTATTGCCACACAGATTGATGGCCGCGCCATCGGCCAGGCGGGCGATGTCCGCGCCGATTTCCTGGTCCTTGCTCGAGCCGAACAGCCAGACGGCAAAGCCGGCAGCGGCAAAGCGCTTGGCCAGTTCGGCAAAGTGGCGCGCCGGCCAGCGCTTGGCCGGGCCGTATTCGGCACCCGGACAGAAGGCGACGATCGGGCGGCTGGTGTCCAGTTGCAGGCGGCGGGCGGTTTCCTGCTGGCTTTGCGGGTTGGTCACCAGTGCCGGATGGGCGATGGGGCGCGGCAGCGGCGTATTGCGCGTTTCCGCCAGGGCGCAGAAGCGCTCCACCATCATCGGCAGTTCCTGCTCGTCCAGCTCGCGCGGGTCGTTGAGAATCCAGTAGCGCGATTCACCGATGAAGCCGGTGCGTAGCGGAATGCCGGCAAACAGCGGGATCAGGGCCGATTTAATGGAGTTGGGCAGTACGATGGCCTGATCGAAGCCTTCGGCCTTGAGCTTGCGAGCGGTTTCCCAGCGTTCGCGCAGGCGCAGTGCACCGTGGCCGAAGGGGTTGAGATGCGCCTTGGCCACTTCCGGCATGCGTTCGAGCAGGGGCAGGGTCCAGGCCGGGGCAAATACATGCAGTTCCAGGCCCGGGTGGCGCTGGTGCAGCCGCTGGTATAGCGGCTGGGCCATGACGCTGTCGCCAACCCAGGAGGGGCCGATGACCAGTATTTTTTTCTTCATGAAGGGTTCCGCTTCCAAATCAGCGCCAGCCTGGGGGCCAGGTGGCAGCAAGCTGGCGTTGATTTGGTGGGCGGGCAAGCGAAAAAGGTGCGGAAGCCCGCACCTTTCACATGCCGTCTGTCAGCGCAGGGCTCAGTGATGATGTCCGGCCGGGCCGATCAGCTTGTACTGGGTGCCACAGTAGGGGCACAGTGCTTCGCCGGTCTTGTGCACGGGCAGGAA
The sequence above is drawn from the Aquitalea denitrificans genome and encodes:
- a CDS encoding peroxiredoxin, with the protein product MSGTPCPDFTLPGTTGTTFSLSAASKPLVIYFYPKDNTPGCTNETMDFRDLHAQFAAAGISIVGISRDSIKSHENFKAKLELPFELLSDAEETVCTLFDVIKMKNMYGKQVRGIERSTFVIDASGVIVREWRKVKVPGHAAEVLAFVNTL
- a CDS encoding PhoH family protein, with product MVSRKKSKTTKLFVLDTNVLLHDPTSLYRFEEHDVFIPIITLEELDAHKSGMSEVARNARQTSRFLDDIVSGCENKIEAGITLKNASREAATGKLILQTQAIHSVLPPSLPVGKADNQILGIVMALKELHPERSVILVSKDINMRIKARALGLDAEDYFNDKVLQDSDLLYTGTREIDETFWERNGKDMKSWQEQGRSFYQVKGQDVPNLLINQMLWQEGPQPLQARVINVEGKNAVIQTLKDYSHHKNNVWGITARNREQNFALNLLMDPEVDFITLLGQAGTGKTLLTLAAGLAMTLEQKLYSEIIMTRVTVPVGEDIGFLPGTEEEKMAPWMGALEDNLDVLNKSDDDGGDWGRAATRDLVRSRIKVKSLNFMRGRTFLNKYLIIDEAQNLTPKQMKTLITRAGPGTKVVCLGNISQIDTPYLTEGSSGLTYVVDRFKGWEHSGHITLQRGERSRLADHAGEVL
- the trxB gene encoding thioredoxin-disulfide reductase — translated: MSNTRHSPLLILGSGPAGYTAAVYAARANLKPVLITGLAQGGQLMTTTEVDNWPADASGVMGPELMQRFQQHAERFGTEMIFDHIHTTHMNEKPIRLVGDAGEYTCDALIIATGASAKYLGLPSEQSFAGKGVSACATCDGFFYRNQDVAVVGGGNTAVEEALYLANIARHVTLIHRRDSFRAEKIMIDKLMSRVAEGKITLKLNAKLDEVLGDDSGVTGARLKFNDGSSEDIKLMGVFIAIGHQPNTDIFKGQLEMDATGYLITRGGREGNATLTSVDGVFAAGDVQDHIYRQAVTSAASGCQAALDAERYLDSLK
- a CDS encoding TetR/AcrR family transcriptional regulator; translated protein: MSVQDKNNQPEENSRRMELVRAAAKLFRDQGYERTTVRDLGNAVGLQSGSLFYHFRTKEEILVAVMALGISATTEQLGEAIARARHPRDKLSALFHVHLSSLLGDNQAALEVMLYEWRSVSAAAKPGLIVLRDRYEALWQEVLDEAAAAGLVKQDTRLLRRTLLGSLHWSVQWYKSDGELSVDKLAERMLALVLLT
- the waaF gene encoding lipopolysaccharide heptosyltransferase II; this translates as MKKKILVIGPSWVGDSVMAQPLYQRLHQRHPGLELHVFAPAWTLPLLERMPEVAKAHLNPFGHGALRLRERWETARKLKAEGFDQAIVLPNSIKSALIPLFAGIPLRTGFIGESRYWILNDPRELDEQELPMMVERFCALAETRNTPLPRPIAHPALVTNPQSQQETARRLQLDTSRPIVAFCPGAEYGPAKRWPARHFAELAKRFAAAGFAVWLFGSSKDQEIGADIARLADGAAINLCGNTGLEEAIDLMGLTRLAVCNDSGLMHVAAALGKPLVALYGSSSPDFTPPLSDQAAVVSLNLDCSPCFERKCPYQHTNCLEQLGPDMAWQAAQRFLPELGNTTIQFTRST
- a CDS encoding Smr/MutS family protein, which produces MKAFKDTLKEIRRQGRLRDTPAVRPTVPVPAPPPEPDFKQLFSDVIPLKSPPRHIPQHKKPSPHPRRRHGQHGLSAQTEMEVLRHMTGLFEPQDSQNQYARPGMPGQTLKRLRSGHWPVACQLDLHGMDRYQAQDALALFLHRARQRGPCLRIIHGKGFGSNGQPVLKKLVRTWLSHHPEVLAFCQASEAMGGEGALLVLIRRGHHEECGSE